GTAAGTTTTCTTCAATCCTTCAACATTCCTCACTTGTTCGTTGGTTATTGGCGTTTTTGTTTCGGTTTTAGGTGATTTTGTAAATTAGGGCTTTTGATGAAATTCCTCCAAACCATGTCATATGTAATTATTCTTTGTGTAACTAATTATCAATTCATGCTATGTGTTTTTTGATGAAATTCCTTGAAATGTTAGAGTTGCTTGTGAAATTACTTGAAATTATGCTATGGATTCAAATGTTAGAGTGCTTATGAAATTCCTTGAAATGTTAGAGTGCTTGTGAAATTATGCTAAATAGATATTGTTCAGGTGCTTGAGGGATTGAAATTGAGAAACCGGGTGTGTTTGTAATTattattttgtgaatatcttaTAGGATTAGATGGCAACTTCAAGTTCGATAGGACAATTGTTATATGGACCTGAAGATCCGTCAGTTCTATATCTTCAGAAAAACCACACATCAAATAAACTAATGACGGATGGGACATCACATATTTTCAAAGTTCGCCGGACGGAAAGTAAGATATGGAAAGTGGATATTCATGCCGATGTGAGACATTGGCTTAATATGTTTGGTTTCCGAGGTGTGATGGAATGTGGGAAGTCGATGAAGGTCGACAATGAGCTTATCACAGCTTTGGttgagcgttggaggccggAGACGCACACTTTCCATCTACCGGTTGGAGATGCGACAGTCACCTTAGAAGATGTGCAAGCGTTGTGGGGCTTAAGAGCAGACGGTCATGTTTTCACAGGCCGTGATCATCATGTTGGATATACCGATTGGCCCAGCAAGTGCCGAGgtttgttgggatggatacccgATACACAATCAGAGACAAAGCAATGCGGTATACTGATGACCGCTCTGATCAATCAAACGAGGATACCTTTGGGTGATGACCTACCTACTTATGTCTACATCCAAAGGGTACGTATCCATGCCCTAATCTTATTATGAGGACTCATTCTACCTAACACGACGGGGTGTAAGGTTCCTTTTATGTGGTTGAATGCATTTGAGGAACCGGACGAGGTACACAATATTAGTTGGGGAAGTGCGGCTTTGTCGTACTTGTATCATTATCTGTGCGAGGCTTCTATGGATAAGAGGAAAGAGTTGGGCGGGCCTATGATGCTTCTGCAgctatgggcgtgggaaagaatgcccacattgaggTCGTCGTTTGTAGTAGCGCTCGTGCACGAGCCGTATACGCCATGTGGAGCCAGGTGATATATTTAaacatttatttgtttatgtatctTGGGTTCTTTTttacatcaattttatttataggtGGAAAGGAACTACACAAATAGGAAATGCTCCTAGATTTTCGGTGGAGCATTACCGTGATCAAATATCCTTGATTAGACATGGCCagatgaattttatttttatgttgacttaatttatgaatttattatgaagttaatttagCGTTTGCATTGTTGGTTTGTAGTTTATGTGGACGCCATATGCAGATTGCATACTGCCTGACTATTGCAATGATGTGAATGGATGCTCCATGTGCGACACTTACTTGGTGTGTTGGGCCTATGTCGAGGCACATGAGGCTGGACGAGTGCGCAGAAAATTTAATCGGTACCAGGATATTCCTCAATTAGTAGATAGGATGCTCAAAAATGCTGATCATTTGGGTAAAAATGATCGGCGTGGTAAGAAGGGTAATAATTGGGAAAACACGCATCAGTTCTACATTAGGGAGTGGGACATGAGGTATGAAAGGTTCCAAGAAACCGTAGACGCCGCAACGATGTCCATGAACATTCCATTGAGTCCGGGGTATATGGCGTGGTATAACAGGATTACAGTGACGTACCTGACTCAACCTGGGGTACAGTCAAATGCTGAGATGAACGAGTCGGCTTCTTCAATGAGATTACTTGtaagtttgttatattaaacTATATGCTTTCATGTGTTATAGATTGTTTCGTATTGATAtttgtataattttttatcTAGATTGAGGGTTTTTAGTAGGTTTGGCATTTAACTACTCAACAAGAAATTAACCCAAGAATGTGACAGATTCGAGAAATTGCTAGGCATGTCCTTCAGTCTACGAACCACGCCAATGTCATGGAGTACCCGGCTTCCCAACACCAAGATGTGGTCATGCCTTATGAACCACAAGTAATTCCACCACGTCGTGGAGTGACTGGTGTTCGAACTGGTGGACACGGTTTCACAAAATAGTTTAGGATGTCGAAGTCGCATCCCGATTATGTGGTACCAGAGCCTATGAATCCAGAGCATGACCCTCCTCCGTGGCCTTTCTAACTGGCGCATGAGTCTCAATCACAGTGGGATCATCCCCTCTATTCCCCAAGCCAACTTGAGCCTGATTAGAATCGTCGCCCATATTCACAAAGCCAAGATGTGCCGCAATGGAGTAGAGCCCGAGTATCAGTCGATTCATTCTTCCAAAATTATCAGTTTGTGCTTCCTATACgagttgaagaagaagacaatgatgaaggagaagaagaaaatgatgaaagagAAGAGgaatatgaggaagaagaggttGTTCAGAACATCTATGTCCAACCTCGACCAGTTGCGGAGGGTTCATCACGCACCGGGGTTGGGAAGTACATGAGCAAAGTGATGAAGAGATTGTCAACCAGGAAGAATAGGGGGATTGAACCGTCGAAATACACCCCGTTGTCGTATAAGTAGctcatttttcattatatattGATGTTTTTATACTTGATTAACAGGTTTATGGTGACATATTTTAAGATGAAttcttgcaaaaaaaaatttataagaaTGTCTTTTTTGTGTTACGAATAATTTCTCATTTAATGCTTGTACATGTGATgctcacgcgaagcccttttgaagacgaagacaatgtttttggaggattccagagaaaacgcccgaccgggccaTTTGCAAGGGGAAAAGCCCTTTCTGACAGTTTTTGGTCGCGAactccagagagttcgcccgatCTGGCTTTTTGCATGAGGAAAAACGCCCTACCGGGCTTTTTTGCGCGACTTGCATTTTTGGACTCTTTTTGTCTCTTTTATTTAGCACTTTTATCCTCTTGTATAAATACTCATGTCTAGGGTTTTTGTCATGAAGCTTTGAATGATATTGtaagaacaaagactccatttgtgagcacccatcttcatttttgaagatttatcaaaatcccttgtggttgcattcCAATCTATTGTCGGGCTTAGGTTGAATGTTAAAGTATGCTTtactagttcttgtgttgctagttttgtggagccattagattcttgctttggtgaaagttgcatttgggttttctttcttgaactttaatctaaatcataacacttatcaccttcttctccttttccaccatttttattGTCCTATTTCTTATTTGGGTTATTGGGTAGTTTTGCAAAAATAAATCCGGGCACATATGTTTCTTGAATCAACAAGATTCACATTAACGTGTGTTTCAAATATACTAGTGTGATTATAAAATTGTttgtacattttattttatgcaaAGTCTATAATTTGAGGCTTAatcaaatacataatttaaaatatttttgagaaATTAAGTAAGAGTCGATTTTTCAGCGTCGGTCTTGCTGATAATAGCTACCTCATCTTCTGTCATCCCTGCTGGATATTTGCATAcgacatgccaccttcttaattaGCTCTCAACCACCCTAATTGTTGGTGTTGCCTCAGACTCCACATAGTAATAACAGTCTTCACATGCagcttgctatcaaattttattcCCAAATTAATCCGATACGGGTGTGCTTCATCCCAGTACATAGTACTGTGTTCATTACCAACATCAGGTACCCCAGAAGGACCACTCGGTAGTCTGCGAAAATATTTCCACCCACTGTGAACGTATTCTgaaagtggttgttcaccttgcacgaCGGGTTTACACACTATCTCCTCATCACTAGAAACATCACCTGGagaatcatcacttaaaatagcatcagatgatgatgacgacaatGGTGGATCAAGGTCTCTTCgtacaacatcaacatcaacattatCTTGAACATTCACTTGATTATTCATtccaacatcagcaacatctGCAACATCTGCTTGCTCATTCATACCACAATCAAAGCTCATATGTTCAACCCTCGTAGATGATCCAacaccataatcaacaactggtgggatttctaaatttccaacagacgaatactcaagaaataattcaatatgatgagtagaatttagagcctcattgaacataaacatcacaCTTTCATCACTGTCAACCCCAGTACATATATAACTCATACCGGTACCAAAGAGACAATGCCTCCATGATATTTCGATGGAGTGTTGATAtgaatctattcttatcttagcacatatcattgcaactaattcagaGAATGAAACACATGAATTCAATACGATGGAGACTCTCGCACGAGGTGgatcataaccaatacccacttGAAGAAGTTGAActattctaccaccccaatataaactcacaaatacttgcatgatttatgcaaaaaaatatacaaaccaacaacaattagagaaaattttttctataaaccctaatttagtaaaTTTAAGATAAATTTATTAGAAACCCTAATAttatgcaaataaacaacaaataagggaggaatgttgaaagattgaacaAAACTTACCGAAATATAAGGGGAAATTGCCGGAAATCGCCGATAATCATTGGAAATCACCTGCcccttttctctctttctcttacgCTAAAATGAGATTCTGCCTCTGTTCTCGTTGTTATGTGTAAACAAGAGACGCATGTGTGTCATGCGTtttaccctaagacgcatgTGTGTCATGCGTCGTttagttaaaataaaaataattgaaggaCGCATTAAGGTCACGCGGCTTACCCTAAAATGCATCACGATCATGCGTTTCATTTAACGACGACGCATGACCTTCATGCGTATCTCCCAAAGCCGGAATTTAAAAAAGCCAAGTACACTTATGGAATGTAAAAAACACCATAGAACTAAAAAAGAATTAACTCGGTTCATAATTACCATtcttgaataaaatgtaccatgaaattaccattccgccctttcattattaattaatctaaaaatatttttcatgtggcaaattctggaccacttatttaataaaaatgagtggctgataatgcatctcaattctcaattaggcttaaaaatctcaattgatcacacaactatatatatatatatatatatatatatatatatatatggatgtattaaGATTCTTACACTAAATAATACCAAAACCCAAAACCAATCTTAAACCATTGATTCTTGCCATCTAATGGCTGTAATTTATGACACATGGcttgtatttaattattttatttaataaaaaagggCATTGTTGGTAGGCttgtcaaaatggatatcgggtattggatacccgatacccaaacccgaaaaaatcgggtaattggatacccgatacccgatcgggtaatacccgaaaatccaaaaaaaaatataattttaataatgatttatttaatttatcaatttattaTTTACTTATTGACTTGACTCAATTAATCAATTTGAATTTAGGGAATTAGGGATCTACACATTACACATTTTACACTCCATCCCGCTCCCAGCCCATGTCTGACTCTCACTCTGTCTCCCTCTCGGCTGCAGGCTGCCTCTCACCCACGACCCACCGACGAGCACCACCGCCTGCACCGACAAGCTTGTCTTCTTCTCCTCGgctcctctctctccctcaaGACTCGGTTCGCCAAGCCCTCTCCGACTCTCCCTCTCGGCCCACGCCGCCCAAGCAGTGGCCGCCGCGCCACCGccgccctccgccgccgccgccatctGAAT
This portion of the Salvia splendens isolate huo1 chromosome 10, SspV2, whole genome shotgun sequence genome encodes:
- the LOC121750625 gene encoding uncharacterized protein LOC121750625 isoform X2, whose protein sequence is MGVGKNAHIEVVVCSSARARAVYAMWSQFMWTPYADCILPDYCNDVNGCSMCDTYLVCWAYVEAHEAGRVRRKFNRYQDIPQLVDRMLKNADHLGKNDRRGKKGNNWENTHQFYIREWDMRYERFQETVDAATMSMNIPLSPGYMAWYNRITVTYLTQPGVQSNAEMNESASSMRLLIEGF
- the LOC121750625 gene encoding uncharacterized protein LOC121750625 isoform X1, giving the protein MGVGKNAHIEVVVCSSARARAVYAMWSQFMWTPYADCILPDYCNDVNGCSMCDTYLVCWAYVEAHEAGRVRRKFNRYQDIPQLVDRMLKNADHLGKNDRRGKKGNNWENTHQFYIREWDMRYERFQETVDAATMSMNIPLSPGYMAWYNRITVTYLTQPGVQSNAEMNESASSMRLLIREIARHVLQSTNHANVMEYPASQHQDVVMPYEPQVIPPRRGVTGVRTGGHGFTK